The following are from one region of the Alkalimarinus sediminis genome:
- the livH gene encoding high-affinity branched-chain amino acid ABC transporter permease LivH translates to MLEATLYFIQQLLNGLTIGSTYALIAIGYTMVYGIIGMINFAHGEIYMIGMYISFIAISGLIPLLGIEYLPLILLITLAISMFISSTYGWAIERVAYRPVRGGNRLIALISAIGMSIFLQNYVRIAQGSRDVAMPSLIQGGWSFGPPEGFQASLSYMQLFIFIATFITMGGLTLFIAKSRMGRACRAVSEDMKMAGLLGINTNRIISLTFVIGAALAAVAGLLLGLYYGVTNPYVGFIAGLKAFTAAVLGGIGSIPGAMLGGLLLGVTESMTSAYFSSEYKDVVSFGLLILILLFRPTGLLGKPEVEKI, encoded by the coding sequence ATGTTAGAAGCAACCCTCTACTTCATTCAGCAACTACTGAATGGCCTCACTATTGGTAGTACCTATGCGTTGATCGCAATAGGCTATACCATGGTGTATGGCATTATCGGCATGATAAATTTTGCTCACGGTGAGATTTACATGATCGGTATGTATATATCATTTATCGCCATTAGCGGCCTGATCCCGCTTCTCGGCATTGAGTACCTCCCTCTTATTCTTCTTATTACACTCGCTATATCGATGTTCATATCCAGCACCTATGGATGGGCAATAGAGCGGGTTGCTTATCGCCCGGTAAGGGGCGGTAATCGACTGATAGCACTTATTTCAGCTATCGGTATGTCAATATTCCTGCAGAACTATGTTCGTATCGCCCAAGGCTCTAGAGATGTCGCAATGCCATCACTCATTCAGGGCGGTTGGAGCTTTGGTCCTCCAGAAGGGTTTCAGGCTTCACTATCTTACATGCAACTTTTCATTTTCATCGCCACCTTTATTACGATGGGCGGCCTCACACTGTTTATCGCCAAATCGCGTATGGGGCGAGCATGTCGTGCGGTTTCAGAAGATATGAAAATGGCAGGTTTGTTGGGTATCAATACCAATAGAATCATCTCGCTAACATTTGTTATCGGTGCAGCACTGGCAGCTGTTGCTGGCTTGCTTTTGGGCCTATATTACGGTGTCACCAACCCTTACGTCGGATTTATCGCTGGACTAAAAGCATTTACCGCAGCAGTACTAGGTGGTATCGGCAGTATTCCTGGCGCGATGCTCGGTGGGTTGCTGCTAGGCGTTACAGAAAGTATGACATCGGCCTACTTCAGCTCTGAATATAAAGACGTTGTGTCATTCGGCTTGCTAATTCTTATTTTACTATTCCGTCCGACTGGCTTGCTCGGAAAACCAGAGGTGGAGAAGATTTAA
- a CDS encoding branched-chain amino acid ABC transporter substrate-binding protein yields the protein MKKVNKKLLGFSASLMMMGAATLAQAETLKIGLAGPVTGPVAQYGDMQMIGAQMAIAKINEAGGVNGMQLEGVIYDDACDPKQAVQVANKIVNDGIRYVVGHLCSSSTQPASDIYEDEGVMMITAASTSPDITARGYKMVFRTIGLDSHQGPTAGNYIADKVKPTKMAIIHDKQQYGEGIASAVKETVESKGINVVMYEGITAGDKDFSSLIAKLQKEGVDFVYYGGYHPELGLILRQSAEKKFTAKFMGPEGVGNKDLSAIAGTASEQLLVTLPPSFDQRPENADLVAAFKAKDQDASGAFVLTAYSAVQIMTDAMKHTNSTDTEKMQKAMREMTFKTPTGDIQFDEKGDLKSFDFVVYQWHADGSKTLAE from the coding sequence ATGAAAAAAGTGAACAAAAAACTGCTAGGCTTTAGTGCGTCTTTAATGATGATGGGGGCAGCAACACTAGCGCAGGCAGAAACCCTAAAAATTGGTCTTGCTGGACCAGTCACAGGGCCCGTTGCACAGTACGGCGACATGCAGATGATCGGCGCGCAAATGGCGATCGCCAAAATCAATGAGGCTGGTGGTGTTAACGGCATGCAGCTAGAAGGCGTGATTTATGATGACGCTTGCGATCCAAAACAAGCCGTGCAAGTAGCTAACAAAATAGTAAATGATGGCATTCGCTACGTTGTTGGTCACTTATGCTCAAGCTCAACTCAGCCTGCTTCAGACATTTATGAAGATGAAGGCGTTATGATGATAACAGCGGCATCTACTAGCCCTGACATTACAGCGCGCGGTTATAAGATGGTATTTCGTACTATCGGTCTAGATAGCCACCAGGGTCCTACTGCTGGCAACTATATCGCAGATAAAGTGAAGCCAACTAAGATGGCGATCATTCACGACAAGCAACAGTACGGTGAAGGTATTGCGAGCGCTGTTAAAGAAACAGTTGAAAGCAAAGGCATCAACGTTGTTATGTATGAAGGTATTACGGCTGGCGATAAAGACTTCTCTTCTTTGATTGCCAAGTTACAGAAAGAAGGCGTTGACTTCGTTTATTACGGTGGTTACCACCCAGAGCTAGGCTTAATCCTTCGCCAGTCAGCAGAAAAGAAATTTACTGCTAAGTTTATGGGCCCAGAAGGCGTAGGTAATAAAGACCTAAGCGCGATTGCAGGTACTGCATCAGAGCAACTATTGGTGACATTGCCACCAAGCTTTGATCAGCGCCCTGAAAACGCTGACTTGGTAGCAGCATTTAAAGCTAAAGATCAAGATGCTAGCGGTGCGTTCGTATTAACAGCATACTCTGCTGTTCAAATCATGACAGATGCCATGAAGCACACAAACTCAACCGACACTGAGAAAATGCAAAAAGCAATGCGCGAAATGACCTTTAAAACGCCAACTGGAGATATTCAGTTTGACGAAAAAGGTGACTTGAAGAGCTTTGACTTTGTTGTTTACCAATGGCATGCAGATGGAAGCAAAACTCTCGCAGAGTAA